From Deltaproteobacteria bacterium, one genomic window encodes:
- a CDS encoding glycosyltransferase family 39 protein, which translates to MMLTLSVGVGIDTGSAVIGAMGDGAKSEVPALGDTTSIAARREAPLDVDPGTRPQRTWMWLLVVAFAVRLAALLLTIDIPGDGPTHAMIAYNWSRSPHWASSGTWLPGFTYFAGAMTFVVNDPLVAPRLLNLILGSLTVPVFFALVQHIHGSEVALLSAAMLVTLPLHIGLSVSSLTEVSYVFEIMVAALCIVRASRTNSASSLYLGLFVVSLAMAEMTRYEAWVLAPLLLTYNAWQRRNVRLTVGMGVVVLAFPFLWSVGNYRDFGDAFYGFTAAAKPLEGAHPSDAGTAVTIIARQMAGHLGWILPIAALLGLGVTVLRLISRRAVAAEVCLLLLIGAAWVIVFRHAMDLGRGFWDRYSILAYVALLPFAALGYGRCFGLKRKRLVLGAVTLSGTMLAAYVSSNRAVFVTQKQPSEMIEIANWLRSGVHDRDAVLLTKMSWESSYLPLYLPQLSGRYLIVSPWASDDALRNFVRDQKPLLITRAADAEDRARIERVVGITISGASRVHTAGEAEVYSLAPLVANGR; encoded by the coding sequence ATGATGCTGACTCTTTCCGTAGGAGTCGGCATCGACACCGGGTCGGCGGTGATCGGCGCGATGGGTGACGGCGCCAAGAGCGAGGTGCCCGCCCTCGGCGACACCACGAGCATCGCGGCGCGCCGCGAGGCCCCCCTCGACGTGGACCCCGGCACACGCCCGCAGCGAACGTGGATGTGGCTGCTGGTTGTCGCGTTTGCTGTCCGCCTCGCTGCTCTCCTCCTGACGATTGATATCCCGGGCGACGGACCGACGCACGCGATGATCGCGTACAACTGGTCACGATCGCCCCACTGGGCCTCCTCCGGGACATGGTTGCCCGGCTTCACGTATTTCGCCGGAGCAATGACCTTCGTCGTCAATGACCCGCTGGTGGCGCCGAGGCTGTTGAACTTGATCCTCGGTTCACTCACCGTTCCGGTGTTCTTTGCATTGGTGCAGCACATCCATGGTTCGGAGGTGGCGCTACTCAGCGCGGCTATGCTCGTGACGCTGCCACTGCACATCGGATTGAGTGTCAGCTCCCTCACGGAGGTGAGCTACGTGTTCGAGATCATGGTCGCGGCGCTCTGCATAGTGCGCGCGTCACGGACGAACAGCGCGAGCAGCCTGTACCTCGGACTGTTCGTGGTGTCGCTCGCCATGGCAGAAATGACCCGCTACGAGGCGTGGGTGCTCGCACCCCTGCTGCTGACCTACAATGCGTGGCAGCGTCGCAACGTCCGGCTCACGGTGGGCATGGGAGTGGTCGTCCTCGCTTTCCCCTTCCTCTGGTCGGTTGGCAACTATCGCGACTTTGGCGATGCCTTCTATGGATTCACCGCAGCGGCAAAGCCGCTCGAGGGAGCCCATCCATCGGATGCCGGCACCGCTGTGACAATCATCGCGCGGCAGATGGCCGGGCACCTCGGCTGGATCCTCCCGATCGCTGCGCTGTTGGGACTGGGCGTCACGGTCCTCCGCTTGATCAGCAGAAGAGCCGTTGCTGCAGAGGTGTGCCTTCTGCTGCTGATCGGTGCAGCTTGGGTCATAGTGTTCCGACATGCGATGGATCTCGGGAGAGGCTTCTGGGATCGTTATTCGATACTCGCCTATGTTGCCCTTCTCCCCTTCGCGGCCCTCGGCTATGGGCGCTGCTTCGGTCTCAAGCGCAAGCGACTTGTGCTCGGCGCGGTTACCCTCAGCGGAACGATGCTGGCTGCGTATGTCAGCTCTAACCGAGCCGTTTTCGTAACTCAGAAACAGCCCTCTGAAATGATCGAGATCGCCAATTGGCTCCGAAGCGGTGTGCACGATCGCGATGCGGTGCTGCTCACCAAGATGAGTTGGGAATCGAGCTACCTCCCGCTGTATCTCCCGCAGTTGAGCGGGCGCTATTTGATCGTTTCGCCCTGGGCGAGTGACGATGCGCTCCGCAATTTCGTGCGCGATCAAAAGCCTCTGCTCATTACGCGAGCCGCAGACGCCGAGGACCGGGCTCGCATCGAGCGAGTGGTAGGGATCACCATCTCCGGTGCGAGCCGGGTGCACACCGCCGGGGAAGCGGAGGTCTATAGTCTCGCGCCGCTAGTTGCCAATGGCCGCTAG
- a CDS encoding cyclic nucleotide-binding domain-containing protein produces the protein MADVIEQCAALPQREFHTGEVILEEGKRSGLLYVLASGSVEVLKGDLQVATVDTPGAFFGEVSALLDMPHMATVRALTDATLFVATDSQAFLDAHQEIALSLARLLAKRLHSVTTYLVDLKRQFEDHDNHLSIVDEVLETLVHHQGVESEPGSDRCPDPKVE, from the coding sequence ATGGCTGACGTGATCGAGCAATGTGCGGCGTTGCCGCAGCGGGAGTTTCACACCGGCGAGGTTATTCTCGAGGAAGGCAAGCGCAGCGGCTTGCTCTACGTCCTGGCCTCCGGAAGCGTCGAGGTTCTCAAGGGCGATCTGCAGGTGGCCACCGTCGATACGCCCGGGGCGTTCTTCGGTGAGGTCTCAGCCTTGCTCGACATGCCGCACATGGCGACGGTCCGGGCGCTCACCGATGCGACGCTTTTCGTGGCGACCGATTCGCAGGCGTTCCTCGATGCGCACCAGGAGATCGCTCTCAGCCTGGCGCGCTTGCTGGCCAAGCGTTTACACTCGGTGACGACGTACCTGGTGGATCTCAAGCGCCAGTTCGAGGATCACGACAACCATCTGTCTATTGTGGACGAGGTGTTGGAGACGCTGGTTCACCATCAAGGTGTGGAGTCTGAACCGGGTTCGGATCGCTGTCCGGATCCCAAGGTCGAGTAA
- a CDS encoding metallophosphoesterase, whose product MKLLLVSDLHYTLKQFDWVHNVADCFDTVVIAGDHLDISSAVGMDVQIVVITKYLRRLQAKVRLLVSSGNHDLNGRDASGERVARWLADARGLGFLVDGERIEVDDALITVCPWWDGPRGRDGVGELLARDAAHRKARWIWVYHAPPEPSPLSWTGTKHYGDTDLVGWIHQYHPDFVLTGHIHQAPFRSGGAWVDRIDTTWIFNAGRQIGACPTFIAVDTAAMRATWCSLAGNEIVELDGSPSRPVTELTRPWDPDSDPNPVQTPHLDGEPASPTPRPQ is encoded by the coding sequence ATGAAGCTCCTCCTCGTCTCCGATCTGCACTACACCCTCAAGCAGTTCGACTGGGTCCACAATGTCGCCGACTGCTTCGATACGGTCGTCATCGCCGGCGATCATCTCGACATTTCGTCCGCTGTGGGCATGGACGTGCAGATCGTCGTCATCACGAAATACCTGCGCCGGTTGCAAGCCAAGGTGCGCCTGCTCGTGAGCTCCGGGAATCACGACCTCAACGGCCGCGACGCTTCCGGCGAACGTGTCGCCCGCTGGTTGGCCGACGCGCGCGGCCTCGGGTTTCTCGTCGACGGCGAGCGTATCGAGGTCGACGACGCATTGATCACCGTGTGCCCATGGTGGGACGGGCCGCGCGGGCGCGACGGCGTCGGCGAGTTGCTGGCCCGCGACGCCGCCCATCGCAAGGCCCGCTGGATCTGGGTGTACCACGCACCACCCGAACCATCCCCGCTCAGCTGGACGGGCACCAAGCACTACGGCGATACCGACCTGGTGGGCTGGATTCATCAATACCACCCCGACTTCGTGCTCACCGGGCACATCCATCAGGCCCCCTTCCGTAGCGGCGGCGCGTGGGTCGATCGCATCGATACAACTTGGATCTTCAACGCCGGACGGCAGATCGGAGCGTGCCCGACCTTCATTGCCGTCGATACCGCGGCGATGCGCGCGACGTGGTGCTCGTTGGCTGGCAATGAGATCGTCGAGTTGGACGGATCGCCCTCGCGGCCGGTTACCGAGCTTACTCGACCTTGGGATCCGGACAGCGATCCGAACCCGGTTCAGACTCCACACCTTGATGGTGAACCAGCGTCTCCAACACCTCGTCCACAATAG
- a CDS encoding AAA family ATPase, translated as MHCPSCNHDNRAERRFCGECGATLSVTCPSCGAPAEAGEKFCGGCGGSLAASEKLKAESQIASATLTTNNLTPNNLSSGERRQLTVLFSDLVGSTALSAQFDPEEWREIVSRYHRATTAAVQNFGGHVAKNLGDGLLIYFGWPTAREDDPERAIRAGLAIVEVVRLLVVRLLGEEGTASDLTTNNLTTNNLSVRVGMHTGPVVIAAGGEVFGETANIAARVQSAAEPDTVVITAATQRLVAGLFVVEDRGPQELKGVRELVTLYRVVQPSGVRSRLDVAAGRLTRFVGRDIELATLIDRWERAADGEGQNVVVLGEAGVGKSRLVYQLHEQLADVPHTWLECGASPYTEGTPFHPVIALVSQGLSFATEDTAAEKFEKVERGLGTLASVESIALLADFLGLPPPTRLQLSPELQRRKTIDLLVQWNLSISAAQPLALFIEDLHWCDASTLELLGHLIAQSPTARVLLLATARPDFTPPWPARSNLTTVQLARLTKRQGREMVVALRAGAGDQGLGASPTPDPRPLTPELVDALVARADGVPLYLEELTKTVIGGPSTVGAHGRAPGREIPASLADSLMARLDRLSTAKEVAQTASVLGREFSYAMLQALVGATHASPSVSDAADAGDARARHASPLQGEDLQRSLQKLVDAEILFARGEPPAATYTFKHALIQETAYQSLLKRARQQLHARVAQVLEERFPERVAAEPEVIARHYDQAGVVAQATGHYQRAGDRATQRSANEEAIGHLRRALTLVGTLPETRERYQMELGLQMAIGPPLAAARGWSHPEYEETYARTRKLASQIGESPELPRVLVGVAAVYNVTGDLAMAAEVAHEALAAAERTGDAFDRLNAHSQVGLPLLFQGNFSSRALQHFEQSIELYDPSEHGSLAYTVGDDRGACAHGYAALCHVYRGHPDRALALSKEAVALARVGAPALLFFFAEGLRKVGRHDDALGAVGLGLAQAEQQGQHFFDADLHRLRAEILLDVGGYAVEDAEALFGQSLEIARRQEAKTFELRAATSLARLWQRQGKRDAARALLAPLYAWFTEGFATRDLKDAKLLLDELS; from the coding sequence ATGCACTGCCCGTCCTGCAACCACGACAACCGCGCTGAGCGCCGCTTTTGCGGGGAATGCGGCGCGACACTCTCCGTTACATGTCCCTCGTGCGGTGCCCCGGCCGAGGCTGGTGAGAAATTCTGCGGCGGATGTGGCGGTTCGTTAGCTGCAAGCGAAAAGTTGAAAGCCGAAAGCCAGATCGCCTCCGCAACCCTAACAACCAACAACCTAACACCGAACAACCTGTCTTCGGGCGAGCGTCGCCAACTCACCGTACTCTTCTCCGACCTCGTCGGTTCCACCGCGCTCAGCGCGCAATTCGATCCCGAAGAGTGGCGCGAGATCGTTTCCCGTTACCACCGCGCCACAACAGCCGCGGTACAAAACTTCGGCGGGCATGTTGCCAAGAACCTCGGCGATGGGCTGCTGATCTACTTCGGCTGGCCGACGGCGCGTGAGGATGATCCGGAACGCGCGATCCGCGCAGGGCTGGCGATCGTCGAGGTTGTTAGGTTGTTGGTTGTTCGGTTGTTAGGCGAAGAAGGGACCGCTTCTGACCTCACAACCAACAACCTAACAACTAACAACCTTTCGGTCCGCGTCGGCATGCACACCGGCCCTGTGGTGATCGCCGCCGGCGGCGAGGTCTTCGGCGAGACCGCGAACATTGCGGCGCGGGTGCAGAGCGCGGCCGAGCCCGACACCGTGGTGATCACCGCCGCGACGCAGCGTTTGGTGGCTGGGCTGTTCGTGGTCGAGGATCGCGGGCCGCAAGAACTCAAGGGCGTGCGCGAGCTGGTGACGCTCTATCGCGTCGTGCAGCCGAGCGGGGTGCGCAGCCGGCTCGATGTTGCGGCGGGACGCCTGACGCGCTTCGTCGGCCGCGACATCGAGCTGGCCACATTGATTGATCGCTGGGAGCGGGCAGCGGATGGCGAGGGGCAGAACGTCGTCGTCCTCGGCGAAGCGGGGGTTGGGAAGTCGCGCCTCGTCTACCAGCTGCACGAGCAGTTGGCGGACGTGCCGCACACGTGGCTCGAATGCGGCGCGTCGCCGTACACGGAAGGGACGCCCTTCCATCCGGTGATCGCGCTGGTATCGCAGGGGCTGTCGTTCGCAACCGAGGACACGGCAGCCGAGAAGTTCGAGAAGGTCGAGCGCGGGCTCGGCACGCTCGCGTCGGTGGAGTCGATCGCGCTGCTCGCCGACTTCCTCGGCCTGCCGCCACCCACGCGCCTGCAACTGAGCCCTGAGCTGCAGCGGCGCAAGACGATCGACTTGCTGGTGCAATGGAATCTGTCCATCAGCGCGGCGCAGCCCCTCGCGCTGTTCATCGAGGACCTACACTGGTGCGACGCGTCGACGCTAGAGCTGCTGGGCCATCTGATCGCGCAGAGCCCGACGGCGCGCGTGCTGCTGCTCGCCACGGCGCGCCCGGACTTCACCCCGCCCTGGCCGGCGCGTTCCAACCTGACCACCGTGCAGCTCGCACGCCTCACCAAGCGCCAGGGGCGGGAGATGGTGGTGGCGCTGCGCGCCGGGGCTGGGGATCAGGGGCTGGGGGCTAGTCCGACCCCCGATCCCCGACCCCTGACCCCCGAACTCGTCGACGCCCTCGTCGCGCGCGCCGACGGCGTGCCGCTGTATCTCGAAGAGCTGACCAAGACAGTGATCGGAGGACCCTCCACTGTAGGGGCGCACGGCCGTGCGCCCGGCCGAGAAATTCCGGCCAGCCTCGCCGACTCGCTGATGGCGCGGCTCGATCGGCTCTCAACGGCGAAAGAGGTGGCGCAGACCGCGAGCGTGCTCGGCCGCGAATTCTCGTACGCGATGCTGCAGGCACTTGTAGGGGCGACGCATGCGTCGCCCTCCGTCTCCGACGCAGCCGACGCAGGTGATGCGCGGGCGAGGCATGCCTCGCCCCTACAGGGAGAGGACTTGCAGCGGTCGTTGCAAAAGCTGGTCGACGCGGAGATCCTCTTCGCGCGCGGCGAGCCGCCCGCGGCCACGTACACCTTCAAGCACGCGCTCATCCAGGAGACGGCGTATCAGTCGCTGCTCAAGCGCGCGCGCCAGCAACTGCACGCGCGCGTCGCCCAGGTGCTGGAGGAGCGTTTCCCCGAGCGCGTCGCGGCCGAGCCCGAGGTGATCGCGCGGCACTACGACCAGGCGGGGGTGGTCGCGCAAGCGACCGGGCACTACCAGCGGGCCGGCGACCGCGCGACGCAGCGGTCGGCGAACGAGGAGGCCATCGGCCATCTGCGGCGCGCGCTCACGCTCGTCGGGACGCTGCCGGAGACGCGCGAGCGGTATCAGATGGAGCTTGGGCTGCAGATGGCGATCGGGCCACCGCTCGCGGCGGCCAGGGGATGGTCGCACCCGGAGTACGAGGAGACCTACGCGCGCACCCGCAAGCTGGCGTCCCAGATCGGCGAGTCGCCCGAGCTACCGCGAGTGCTCGTGGGAGTGGCGGCGGTCTATAACGTCACGGGTGATCTGGCGATGGCGGCCGAGGTCGCGCACGAGGCTTTGGCAGCCGCCGAGCGCACGGGAGATGCGTTTGACCGGCTCAATGCTCACAGCCAAGTCGGCCTCCCATTGCTCTTCCAGGGCAACTTCTCGTCGCGGGCGCTGCAGCATTTCGAGCAGAGCATCGAATTGTACGATCCCAGCGAGCATGGGTCTCTGGCGTACACGGTGGGAGACGACCGTGGCGCCTGCGCCCACGGGTATGCGGCCCTGTGTCACGTGTACCGTGGCCATCCCGACCGAGCGTTGGCGTTGAGCAAGGAGGCGGTGGCGCTGGCGAGGGTCGGAGCGCCCGCGCTCCTCTTCTTCTTCGCCGAGGGCCTCCGGAAGGTCGGGCGCCATGACGACGCCCTGGGCGCGGTCGGACTCGGGCTCGCACAAGCCGAGCAACAGGGACAGCACTTCTTCGATGCCGATCTGCACCGACTGCGGGCAGAAATTCTCCTCGACGTGGGCGGCTATGCGGTCGAGGATGCGGAGGCACTCTTCGGCCAGTCGCTGGAAATCGCCCGGCGGCAAGAGGCCAAGACGTTCGAGCTGCGCGCCGCCACCAGCCTGGCGCGGCTCTGGCAGCGCCAAGGCAAGCGCGACGCCGCGCGCGCCCTCCTCGCCCCGCTCTACGCCTGGTTCACCGAAGGCTTCGCCACGCGCGATCTGAAGGACGCAAAGCTCCTGCTCGACGAACTCTCCTAA
- a CDS encoding TIGR03617 family F420-dependent LLM class oxidoreductase, protein MKIDAFGSGLELHRAGERARDFARLGYDGLWLAEAGRTAYLTCAATALAAPELDVGTAVATAFPRSPMVTAQIAWELAEATRGRFILGLGTQIKAHIERRFSTAYDHPGARLREYVLALRAIFRAFSGQERLNFKGDFYSFSLLGMWTPGQIADPDIPIYLAAVRPWMLRAAGEVADGIHVHPFHSRRYLDEVIIPNVAKGAQRAGRDSKSIKLVCPVFTIVGDSEEERAEWRQRARFQIAFYGSTPAYAGVFELHGWHGVSQRLTELQRAGDIAGMAGTITDDMLDVYAITATWDEFPRRIVEKYQGSADRVILYFATEAWEKGPQQFERWQQLIARTRALAAG, encoded by the coding sequence ATGAAGATCGATGCCTTTGGCTCTGGGTTGGAACTGCACCGTGCCGGCGAGCGCGCGCGTGACTTCGCACGCTTGGGTTACGACGGGCTCTGGCTCGCGGAAGCCGGGCGCACGGCGTACCTCACCTGCGCGGCGACCGCGTTGGCGGCGCCGGAACTAGATGTAGGGACAGCGGTCGCGACCGCGTTTCCGCGCAGCCCGATGGTGACGGCACAGATCGCGTGGGAGTTGGCCGAAGCGACGCGCGGCCGCTTCATCCTCGGACTGGGCACGCAGATCAAGGCGCACATCGAACGCCGATTCTCCACCGCGTACGATCATCCGGGTGCGCGCTTGCGCGAGTACGTGCTCGCTCTGCGCGCGATCTTCCGCGCCTTCAGCGGGCAGGAGCGGCTCAACTTCAAGGGAGATTTTTACTCATTCAGCTTGCTCGGCATGTGGACGCCTGGCCAAATCGCCGATCCGGACATTCCGATCTACCTCGCCGCCGTGCGGCCGTGGATGCTGCGCGCCGCCGGTGAAGTTGCCGACGGCATTCACGTGCACCCGTTCCACTCGCGTCGCTACCTCGACGAAGTGATCATCCCAAACGTCGCCAAGGGTGCGCAGCGCGCGGGCCGTGACTCGAAGTCGATCAAGCTTGTCTGTCCGGTCTTCACCATCGTCGGCGACAGCGAAGAAGAGCGCGCCGAGTGGCGCCAGCGAGCGCGCTTCCAGATCGCCTTCTACGGCTCGACGCCGGCGTATGCCGGCGTGTTCGAACTCCACGGGTGGCACGGAGTGTCGCAGCGGCTCACCGAACTGCAGCGCGCCGGCGATATCGCCGGGATGGCCGGCACGATCACCGACGACATGCTCGACGTCTACGCCATCACCGCGACGTGGGACGAGTTTCCGCGGCGCATCGTCGAGAAGTACCAGGGCAGCGCGGATCGTGTGATTCTCTACTTCGCCACCGAGGCCTGGGAAAAAGGGCCGCAGCAGTTCGAGCGCTGGCAGCAGTTGATCGCACGGACCCGGGCGCTCGCCGCTGGGTAA